GCGTTTAAAAACACATCATACCATATACTGCTTATTGTTTTgtgtaaaattttatctctGTCATTGTGCAATTTATGGCAATAAACAGTTTAGGTTAACACGTTTCTTTCCATAAATGAGAAGTATTAaagctaaaaagaaaaaaataaggaatataCGTTTCTAATGAAATCGTATGATGTTGAGACGCGTTATTTAATGTCAACAACCTTTagaaaattcttataaaaatgcaaaatattCTTACAATGGAACGTGAGATGTGAGAAGGTGTTTAAATCACTGCTTTCTCAGGTGAactgatttattatttcaatatatttatttctagtTAACACAtacatcgttattagtatatcttagcacaatatcaaattttatttttatttttgcaacAATGTTTACTATTTACTCTACTTAGAGTAGTTTcgtcgaaataaatttatttatatattactgtatatttacattaaacaatatatatatatatatatactattatgtataattcatatatgtatgtatgtgtgtgtgtttatatatatacacactctTAGAATTGTGATGTTAGATATATTAATGCTTACAGAGCTTTTTAAATTGGCAatgcattttttatataaatattgttaggaaataatcatttaattatttgtttgttactactttttcttttttttttttttctatagaaaatCTTTACTTGACATgcagtataaaaataattgaattacaTAGGTTTATATCAATTGTAAAACCAACATTATTAATAGTTCTTATGGAGAAGtattaaaaaggaattattttctttttattaatttttttttctttaacatgcATGATGATATCTAATTGTATTTGAttgatatcaataacaacaaattatTGATAGTATCATATTTGAAGATTAATGCAAAATAATCTGTATAAGTATTAGAACAATTTTTAGTATTATGGCTATTTGCTTAGTTTTGGCAATGTAACTAGAGTATATATTTGCTTATTAGGTGTACTGGAACGTAGATAGTCCTGCTGTTCACCGCTTCAAGTACAAGTATCCTATGATGTTTTCATCAGGTCTTGGCTGTAATCTTTCCTTCCCCAGTTGTCTGGGCTATCCACGTGATAGCGAAGAACTGATACCAAAAATGGCGCGTGAACCAATTATTCTGAATGTTTATGATATGGtaatagaaatacaaaaaatgttGACCTATACAAAGCTTTTtttaatagctataatatttTCAGTATTGGATAAATGAATATACTACTCCAATTGGACTTGGAGTATTTCATTCAGGTGTTGAAATATACGGGACAGgtatataattttgatcaatgattatttcattatttttaacttaattCACTTTGACAATATAATGTTTCATAGAATATGCTTATGGAGGACATCCAAAACCAAAGTCTGGCATTTTTGAAATAACACCTAGAGTTGCAGAAGAACTTGGTGAACAATTTAGATACAGGCATGTatcttaatcgttattataataataatattatttattgaatttcaATTAACTAATTAAGTATTTCATTTGCATTTGTCTTATAGACAGTCAGTACACATTGGATATACAGATTTTACAGAGGAAGATGTTACCAGGATTATAAATGAATTGGGAAAGGATTTTAGGGGAGATCGTTATCACTtgatgaataaaaattgtaatcatTTTAGTAGTCAATTTACATTGGTatgcattttatattattataatagtattatataaatatttacaatatatagtagataaatatgttttctttttttttttttttttttttttttttttttaatcttattgttcaATTACAGAAATTTTATCTTATGTTTTATCCTTTAGATTCTATGTGGCCAAGAAATTCCTGGATGGGTTAATCGTTTGGCATACTTCAGTTCATGTGTACCATTCTTACAGCGTTGTCTCCCTAAAGAATGGTTAACTCCTGATGCTCTTCAGCATTCTTTAAATCAAGTCAGCCATCACGAAAGTACACCACCTTCTGATACTTCCTTGTAACATTTGGCAAACATTACCAATGAGAACAGTTTAGAATATCCTAGGAGGTACACTTTATAGACTATTtacgagaaaaattttattacaacagGCCCGTATATTGCCAGGAACTTTATATCCAGGCAATTCAAATGTCAGTTAGAGGTACAAATTTGACATTGTACTTCTCAATGCATCTGATAAATATTAGTATTCAGAGAATTGCCTTCCCTGCAACATGTCGTCCAACAAATTTTTGACGACAAAATACAGGTCGCGTGTGTTCTTTGTTTAatagttatataataaatagataattacCTACAAATCAAAGCCATACCTGAGACTGAGACGTTTATTGGTCGAAGAGGTCATAtttcacatataatataatttatgtttcattaaatttttatagccATAAGTACATTCttaatttaaatacaatttcgaactatatattttttaacgagcacttttcaatttatcagagacaaattttgtaaattattataatcaaagtATCTTTTgtgatatcattatttaaatgttcagTCTACTccatttttattacgaataatgatttaatatttttaattattattattactataacatatatatatatatatatatatatatatatatatattcttttcgaaTCTTTGTATATCCAATATCCCTTTGTATAGTTACTCATAgtaatcattgaaaaattcaatcaCATCAAACAGatttacaagaaaaattagagcatttatgtaatataataaaaatgaatataacatttatgtataatcatttttatataattcttgaAAGACATTTAGctttttcattacttttaaTGCACGTATAAGTAGCACGGTGTTTTATTAGAGTTAATCGAATTATTCTGcaaaatttttatgtataaagaaagtgttaaattttttgtaaaaagataACAGAATTTTCCACGATTCGATGATAAGATTAAATGCaagcacaaaaaaaaaattgtggtTTCAGAGGCTTTTGCCAGATTTGTAGCTggatgaatttaataaaatactgTCGAAAGGATTA
This region of Vespa crabro chromosome 23, iyVesCrab1.2, whole genome shotgun sequence genomic DNA includes:
- the LOC124431989 gene encoding deubiquitinase DESI2; this translates as MMFSSGLGCNLSFPSCLGYPRDSEELIPKMAREPIILNVYDMYWINEYTTPIGLGVFHSGVEIYGTEYAYGGHPKPKSGIFEITPRVAEELGEQFRYRQSVHIGYTDFTEEDVTRIINELGKDFRGDRYHLMNKNCNHFSSQFTLILCGQEIPGWVNRLAYFSSCVPFLQRCLPKEWLTPDALQHSLNQVSHHESTPPSDTSL